From a single Solenopsis invicta isolate M01_SB chromosome 4, UNIL_Sinv_3.0, whole genome shotgun sequence genomic region:
- the LOC105196682 gene encoding disheveled-associated activator of morphogenesis 1 isoform X4: protein MPSRVKKSFCGCLQDDEPPEITYCVVEHTGTLTLQAMTPTLPMPAEEELNKMFLELVDELDLTQTNRQAVLALPANKKWQIYCSRKGNGTLDNGGLRTTDLSGDPEDYINRLKTIANNSFPEEDEEISNQMRQAEALKTALRTQPHSFVLRFIELDGLNALLQVLGTMDIEAANSNLHTSVIGCLKALMNNSNGRAHVLAHPTAINTISQSLAFENIKTKISVLEILGAVCLVPGGHRKVLEAMLHFQQYHSERTRFQCIINDLDKNFGIYKDNLSLKTAIMSFINAVLNYGPGQVTLEFRLHLRYELLMLGIQPIIEKLRKYENETLDRHLDFFEMVRNEDEKELARKFEKEHVDTKSASAMFDLLRRKLSHTAAYPHLLSLLEHCLLLPLDYGSHPQHWLLFDRIVQQIVLQSESNETGLVRNPDVAPIEINVKEIVHLLAKEEELVAARKKAEEMERENLDMSTRLAKKEQELDSRTQEKEDMEANLARIKERLEKETSMHIETKQKISELQDNLETLSRQINNEKSERKRLEQLVASGSLPDDAKATLKIVEDEVLETVETKPTPPPPPPPPLAPPPPPCLMPAAPPPMKMEIIKNVPQPSNPLKSFNWSKIPEQKLQGTIWSELDDTKLYNVMDLESIDKIFCAYQKNGVSTEGSIEDLRTLGKNKKTMSVIDSRRAQNCTILLSKLKMSDNEITRTILSMDQQNILHIDMVEQLLKYIPSSEEAASLDIHQKELQNRADCFLYQISKVPHYEQRLRSLHYKKKFAASIAELTPRMRAVLEASRQVTRSRRLRKLLELVLALGNYVNRGNARGNACGFRLASLNRLVDTKSSCSKGTTLLHYLVQILEARFREVLEIEEDMPHVRTAAKVSMADLQREVANLKNGLQDVQREIEFHRGQSQVLQGDMFLPAMRDFQAQATCRLAEAEDLFQDMKTRFDRAVRLFGEDSAGVQPDEFFGIFENFLQALAEARQDVENMRKKVEEEERRAKQEQELRKRTIERKNSREGILNSISLNKKNETNSNGQQNDNKGEFDDLISALRTGDVFGEDIAKFKTRSKRRPVTPSGQESRRHSTHKEDSRERH, encoded by the exons ATGCCATCACGTGTAAAGAAATCGTTTTGTGGCTGCCTTCAG GATGACGAACCACCAGAAATCACGTATTGCGTTGTGGAGCACACGGGTACACTCACGCTACAAGCAATGACACCGACTTTGCCAATGCCAGCTGAAGAGGAGCTGAATAAAATGTTTCTCGAGCTTGTCGACGAACTGGACCTGACCCAGACCAATCGGCAAGCAGTTTTAGCACTTCCAGCCAATAAAAAGTGGCAGATATATTGCTCCAGAAAAGGTAATGGCACTTTGGATAATGGAGGCTTACGTACCACTGATCTTAGCGGCGATCCCGAGGACTATATCAATCGATTGAAGACGATAGCGAAT AATTCTTTCCCAGAGGAAGATGAGGAGATATCAAATCAAATGCGTCAAGCAGAAGCTCTAAAGACTGCCCTGAGGACGCAGCCGCATAGCTTCGTTCTCAGATTTATAGAATTAGATGGCTTAAATGCTTTACTACAAGTACTAGGAACTATGGATATTGAGGCAGCTAACAGTAACCTTCACACCAGCGTTATAGGATGTTTGAAGGCTTTAATGAATAATTCG AATGGTAGAGCGCACGTGTTGGCGCATCCAACAGCAATCAATACGATATCACAGTCGCTCGCGTTTGAGAATATTAAGACAAAAATCTCTGTACTAGAGATTCTCGGTGCAGTTTGTCTAGTACCAGGCGGTCACCGCAAAGTTCTAGAAGCCATGTTGCACTTCCAACAGTATCATTCCGAGAGAACGCGCTTCCAGTGTATAATCAATGATCTTGACAAAAACTTTGGTATCTATAAAGACAATCTGTCCCTAAAAACAGCGATCATGTCATTTATCAATGCCGTCCTAAACTACGGGCCTGGCCAGGTGACACTAGAGTTTAGGCTGCACCTGAGATACGAGTTACTGATGCTCGGCATCCAACCTATTAtcgagaaattgagaaaatacgAGAATGAGACACTCGATAGGCATCTCGATTTTTTTGAGATGGTACGAAACGAAGACGAAAAGGAGCTCGCGAGGAAGTTCGAAAAAGAGCATGTAGATACAAAAAGTGCTAGCGCCATGTTCGATCTTTTAAGACGAAAACTCAGCCATACTGCTGCTTATCCTCATCTTCTTAGCTTACTTGAACACTGCCTTTTATTGCCAC tggaTTATGGTTCGCATCCTCAACATTGGTTATTGTTCGATCGAATCGTTCAGCAGATCGTTTTACAATCCGAAAGTAACGAAACGGGATTAGTAAGAAACCCCGATGTAGCACCAATTGAAATAAACGTGAAAGAGATCGTTCATCTTCTCGCAAAGGAAGAGGAACTTGTGGCAGCGAGAAAGAAAGCCGAAGAGATGGAACGCGAAAATTTGGACATGTCCACGAGACTAGCTAAGAAGGAGCAAGAACTAGATTCGAGAACTCAAGAAAAA GAAGATATGGAAGCGAATTTAGCAAGGATCAAAGAGCGTCTTGAAAAGGAGACGTCGATGCACATAGAGacgaaacaaaaaatttctgaattacAAGATAACCTTGAGACGTTGTCGCGACAAATTAACAATGAGAAATCTGAACGGAAACGTCTAGAACAACTAGTAGCTTCAGGAAGTTTGCCAGATGACGCAAAAGCCACTTTAAAAATTGTGGAAGATGAAGTACTCGAAACGGTTGAGACCAAACCCAccccaccaccaccgccaccacctcCATTAGCACCTCCGCCACCTCCTTGTTTAATGCCAGCTGCTCCTCCGCCTATGAAG ATGGAGATAATAAAGAACGTTCCACAGCCGAGTAATCCTTTGAAATCGTTCAACTGGTCCAAAATACCTGAGCAGAAGTTGCAGGGTACGATATGGTCAGAGTTGGACGACACAAAGCTCTACAATGTAATGGATCTCGAATCAATTGACAAAATCTTTTGCGCTTATCAAAAGAATGGCGTTTCTACGGAAGGCTCGATAGAAGATTTAAGGACATtaggaaagaataaaaaaacaatgtcgGTAATCGATTCGAGAAGAGCGCAAAATTGCACCATactattgtcgaaattaaagaTGTCCGATAATGAGATTACCAGAACGATATTGTCGATGGATCAGCAGAATATTTTGCACATCGATATGGTGGAACAATTATTAAAGTACATACCATCTTCGGAAGAAGCTGCCTCGTTAGATATCCATCAAAAGGAATTGCAAAACAGAGCTGACTGTTTCTTGTATCAGATATCCAA GGTGCCACATTATGAACAGAGATTGCGTTCTCTtcattacaaaaagaaatttgcaGCTAGCATTGCGGAACTGACGCCGAGAATGCGGGCAGTTTTAGAAGCGAGCCGACAAGTAACTAGATCAAGGAGACTCAGAAAACTTTTGGAATTAGTTTTAGCATTGGGAAATTACGTGAATCGCGGAAACGCGCGAGGTAACGCGTGCGGCTTCCGATTAGCCTCTTTGAATCGTCTAGTCGACACCAAGTCTTCTTGCTCCAAGGGTACAACTTTACTGCATTATCTTGTGCAAATTCTCGAAGCCAGATTCAGGGAGGTTCTAGAAATCGAAGAGGATATGCCACATGTTAGAACAGCTGCCAAAGTTAGTATGGCCGATTTGCAAAGAGAAGTGGCCAACTTGAAAAATGGATTGCAGGATGTTCAAAGAGAAATAG AATTTCATCGAGGTCAATCTCAGGTGCTTCAGGGTGATATGTTTTTACCGGCGATGAGGGACTTCCAGGCACAAGCCACATGTAGATTAGCAGAAGCGGAGGACTTGTTCCAAGACATGAAAACTAGA tttgATCGAGCAGTGAGACTATTCGGCGAAGATTCGGCTGGCGTTCAACCAGATGAATTCTTtggcatttttgaaaattttttacaagcCCTAGCTGAAGCGAGACAAGATGTAGAAAATATGAGAAAGAAAGTCGAAGAAGAGGAACGTAGAGCGAAACAAGAACAAGAA CTCCGAAAAAGAACGATAGAAAGGAAGAACTCGCGAGAGGGTATATTAAACAGCATATCGTTAAATAAGAAGAATGAAACAAACAGTAACGGTCAGCAGAATGATAACAAAGGCGAATTCGACGACTTGATATCTGCTCTTCGAACTGGTGATGTGTTCGGCGAGGATATCGCTAAATTCAAAACAAGGTCGAAACGACGACCCGTTACCCCGAGCGGTCAAGAGTCACGTAGGCATAGCACTCACAAAGAAGATTCCCGAGAACGTCATTAG